One genomic window of Candidatus Kuenenia stuttgartiensis includes the following:
- a CDS encoding ISAzo13 family transposase — translation MVKLLEELMEGDTAGDPMGKGKIWTRRSTRTLKKECGDRGVSVCATTVSRLLKDMDYSLRVNRKTIAETRHPDRNRQFEIINETKKYFEDSGQPIISVDSKKKELIGNFRNEGKAWTKIVNEVLAHDFRSQAIGVGCPFGIYELLTNLGTVIVGTSYDTPEFAVESIKIWLDEFGWKRYPCAKELLILCDAGGSNGFRPRLWKYALYQNICKVYGLSIRICHYPSGASKWNPVEHRLFSFISKNWEGNPLRSYDVMLSLIAGTTTTAGLLVQTILNEKEYQKGIKITDDQMKEININKHSVLPDWNYTISLN, via the coding sequence GTGGTAAAACTTCTTGAAGAATTGATGGAGGGCGATACTGCAGGAGACCCAATGGGTAAAGGAAAAATATGGACGAGAAGAAGCACACGTACTCTAAAAAAAGAATGCGGTGATAGAGGTGTAAGCGTATGTGCAACAACAGTTAGCAGGCTTCTTAAGGACATGGATTATTCTCTGAGAGTAAATCGCAAAACGATAGCAGAGACACGTCATCCGGACCGTAATAGACAGTTTGAAATTATTAATGAGACAAAAAAGTATTTTGAAGATTCTGGTCAGCCAATAATCAGTGTTGACAGTAAGAAAAAGGAATTGATAGGTAATTTCAGAAATGAGGGCAAGGCGTGGACAAAAATAGTAAATGAAGTTTTGGCCCATGATTTTCGTTCTCAGGCAATTGGTGTTGGATGTCCGTTTGGTATCTATGAATTGCTGACTAATTTAGGGACAGTTATTGTTGGTACGTCCTATGACACACCGGAATTTGCAGTCGAGTCAATTAAGATTTGGCTGGATGAATTTGGTTGGAAGAGGTATCCATGCGCAAAAGAACTCCTTATTCTTTGTGACGCAGGAGGGAGCAACGGATTTCGTCCCCGGTTGTGGAAATATGCGCTTTATCAAAATATTTGTAAAGTTTACGGACTCTCCATCAGGATTTGCCACTATCCCTCAGGAGCATCAAAATGGAATCCGGTAGAACATCGTCTGTTTAGTTTTATCAGTAAAAATTGGGAGGGGAATCCTTTGAGGTCTTATGATGTTATGCTAAGTTTAATTGCTGGCACTACAACAACAGCGGGTCTTCTCGTACAAACCATTCTTAACGAGAAAGAATACCAAAAAGGAATCAAAATCACTGATGACCAAATGAAAGAAATAAACATAAACAAACACAGTGTCTTGCCAGATTGGAATTATACAATTTCACTTAACTAA
- a CDS encoding zeta toxin family protein, with protein sequence MVKKKNIVIIAGPNGAGKTTFAKEFLPNEAGCPIFVNADLIAAGLSPFFPEHAAFRAGRLMYEEIKTHLLRNDGFAFETTLSGKIYAQMIPEWQKRGYTVKLIFLSLHDVKIAIERVKGRVLQGGHNVPEEIIRRRFGKGWFNFYHIYKQLVDTWILYDNSGRTPKLLEEGEKR encoded by the coding sequence ATGGTAAAAAAAAAGAATATCGTTATCATTGCCGGACCTAACGGGGCAGGAAAGACCACGTTTGCCAAAGAGTTTCTGCCGAATGAGGCGGGCTGTCCCATCTTTGTTAATGCTGATTTGATAGCTGCAGGGCTTTCTCCTTTTTTCCCTGAACATGCAGCTTTCCGTGCGGGCAGGCTGATGTATGAAGAAATTAAAACGCACCTGCTTCGTAATGATGGCTTTGCCTTTGAAACAACACTTAGCGGTAAAATATATGCACAAATGATACCCGAATGGCAAAAGAGGGGATACACGGTAAAGTTGATATTTCTGAGTCTTCATGATGTAAAGATTGCCATTGAACGGGTAAAAGGGAGGGTTTTGCAGGGTGGCCATAATGTGCCTGAAGAGATTATCAGACGACGGTTTGGAAAGGGATGGTTTAATTTTTACCACATTTACAAGCAGTTGGTAGATACCTGGATTCTTTACGACAACTCAGGCAGAACGCCAAAACTGCTTGAAGAAGGAGAAAAGAGATGA